In the genome of Candidatus Nanopelagicales bacterium, the window GGTTGTTTGTACGCAACCACGGCGAGTGTCTCCAGAGCGGCGTGGGTGAGTCTGGCCGAGCGCCCTTCGGTCGCGTACTTCGCCACGATGTCGGCGCAACTTGCTGCTGAGTAGAAGCGCCAACCCTCCGCGACGTTTCGCAACTCAAAGCCGCGGCCCTGCTCGAGGTACTCGGCGGCAAGCCGGTCCAACGTCTCTTCGACCTGCGTGACCGGCGCCTCCAGCGCTGCCGCCAACTCCAGCGCAGTGATGGGCTGATCGGTGACCATCAGCAGCGCTTCCAGCCCGGCTGCGCACTGCTCGTCGGAGATCTGTACAGCCACCGGGTCGCGGACATCGATCACTGAGTCGCCCGTGTCGGTGGACAGTGCAGTTTCCGTGGGCAGTGCAGTGTCCGTGGGCAGTGCAGTGGCGGAGGAATCCACAGCGGGATCGTCGTGGTCGGATCCACCGAACGTCACGTCAGTCACCGTCACG includes:
- the scpB gene encoding SMC-Scp complex subunit ScpB — encoded protein: MADNRLTNESTLTDVTVTDVTFGGSDHDDPAVDSSATALPTDTALPTETALSTDTGDSVIDVRDPVAVQISDEQCAAGLEALLMVTDQPITALELAAALEAPVTQVEETLDRLAAEYLEQGRGFELRNVAEGWRFYSAASCADIVAKYATEGRSARLTHAALETLAVVAYKQPVSRARIGAIRGVSVDGVMRTLIARGLVVEMETDPHTGAILYGTTSFFLERMGLQSVSQLPPIEDHLPDLAVLDELIGPSL